From Planctomycetia bacterium, the proteins below share one genomic window:
- the ddhA gene encoding glucose-1-phosphate cytidylyltransferase, with protein MKAVILAGGLGTRLAEETHLKPKPMVEIGGRPILWHIMKLYSAHCVNEFVICCGYRGYVIKEYFANYFLHMSDVTFDMTTNGMTVHERKAEPWKVTLVDTGDATLTAGRLKRVADHVKHDDCFCFTYGDGLADIDITRLIAFHRGHDRLATVTAVAPPGRYGALDISGTVVHGFAEKPRGDGGRINGGFLVLSPGVIDTIAGDQSSFESETLPALAARAQLEAFDHDGFWLAMDTVRDRTVLEELWQAGRAPWKAWP; from the coding sequence ATGAAAGCCGTCATTCTTGCCGGGGGTCTCGGCACCCGGCTCGCCGAGGAGACCCACCTCAAGCCCAAGCCGATGGTGGAGATCGGCGGCCGGCCGATCCTTTGGCATATCATGAAGCTCTATTCCGCCCACTGCGTGAACGAGTTCGTGATCTGCTGCGGCTATCGCGGCTACGTGATCAAGGAGTATTTCGCCAACTATTTCCTCCACATGTCGGACGTGACGTTCGACATGACCACCAACGGCATGACGGTACACGAGCGCAAGGCCGAACCCTGGAAGGTGACGCTCGTGGACACGGGCGATGCCACGCTCACCGCCGGTCGCCTGAAACGAGTGGCCGACCATGTCAAGCACGACGACTGTTTCTGCTTCACGTATGGCGACGGTCTCGCCGACATCGACATCACCCGGCTGATCGCGTTTCATCGCGGGCACGACAGGCTGGCGACGGTCACCGCCGTCGCGCCCCCTGGTCGATACGGTGCCCTGGACATCTCCGGCACCGTGGTCCACGGATTCGCGGAGAAGCCCCGTGGCGACGGCGGCCGCATCAACGGCGGCTTTCTCGTGCTTTCACCCGGAGTCATCGACACCATCGCCGGCGACCAGTCGAGCTTCGAGTCGGAAACGCTCCCCGCCCTTGCCGCGCGGGCTCAGCTCGAAGCCTTCGACCACGACGGATTCTGGCTCGCGATGGATACCGTCCGCGACCGCACCGTGCTCGAAGAACTCTGGCAGGCCGGCCGCGCGCCATGGAAGGCGTGGCCATGA
- the rfbG gene encoding CDP-glucose 4,6-dehydratase produces MTKPPDDFWRHRRVLVTGHTGFKGSWLTLWLARLGANVTGLAFPPATTPALFTLADIGSLCTTHYCDIRDAGVVNRVFATARPEIVFHLAAQPLVRESYREPVATFATNVLGTVHVLDAIRRSGSVRAAVIVTTDKVYRDEAPARSTPAETRGYLESDPLGGHDPYAASKAAGELVTESYRQAYLATAGSAVATARAGNVIGGGDWSADRLLPDAMRAWLTGAPLVVRRPDSVRPWQHVLDPLAGYLALAEGLWHDPTLATAYNFGPPPAAAASVRRVVDLARQTLGRGDAVFQGGDDGPHESGWLALDASRAAALLGIQPRFDLETSVSRTVGWYCRQSRGERAAALCHADIDAFEQIAS; encoded by the coding sequence ATGACGAAGCCTCCTGACGACTTCTGGCGGCATCGACGTGTACTCGTCACCGGACACACCGGCTTCAAGGGCTCGTGGCTGACGCTCTGGCTCGCGCGGCTCGGCGCCAACGTCACGGGCCTTGCGTTCCCGCCGGCCACGACACCCGCGCTCTTCACGCTCGCCGACATCGGGTCGCTGTGCACGACCCACTACTGCGACATCCGCGACGCAGGAGTGGTCAACCGCGTGTTCGCGACAGCCCGCCCCGAGATCGTGTTTCACCTGGCGGCCCAGCCGCTCGTGCGGGAAAGCTACCGCGAGCCGGTGGCCACGTTTGCGACGAACGTGCTCGGCACGGTGCACGTGCTCGACGCGATCCGACGGTCGGGCAGCGTCCGCGCGGCGGTGATCGTGACGACCGACAAGGTGTATCGCGACGAAGCTCCTGCCCGCAGCACGCCGGCGGAAACGCGGGGCTACCTCGAATCCGACCCCCTTGGCGGCCACGACCCCTACGCCGCAAGCAAGGCCGCCGGTGAACTCGTCACCGAGAGCTATCGGCAGGCGTACCTTGCCACGGCCGGCAGTGCCGTTGCCACGGCGCGGGCCGGCAACGTGATCGGCGGCGGTGATTGGTCGGCCGACCGTCTCCTGCCCGACGCCATGCGGGCTTGGCTCACCGGCGCCCCGCTCGTCGTCCGTCGGCCCGACTCCGTTCGCCCCTGGCAGCACGTCCTCGATCCACTCGCCGGATATCTCGCGCTCGCAGAGGGGCTCTGGCACGACCCGACGCTTGCGACCGCCTACAACTTCGGGCCACCGCCCGCCGCTGCCGCCTCCGTGAGGCGGGTCGTGGATCTCGCTCGTCAAACCCTCGGGCGGGGCGATGCGGTGTTTCAAGGTGGCGATGACGGCCCCCACGAATCAGGCTGGCTAGCGCTCGACGCCTCCCGAGCCGCCGCGCTCCTCGGCATCCAACCGCGGTTCGATCTTGAGACGTCCGTCTCGCGCACCGTTGGCTGGTATTGCCGCCAGAGCCGCGGGGAACGAGCGGCCGCGCTGTGCCATGCCGACATCGATGCCTTCGAACAGATAGCCAGTTGA
- a CDS encoding glutamine--scyllo-inositol aminotransferase encodes MTTDPAKPRIPYTKPSITDLEIRYATDAVTNGWGERCYEYIGRFEDAFRAHLGVKHAIATSSCTGALHMGLAALGIGPGDEVILADTNWIATAAPIVHLGAKPVFVDILPDTWCIDPALAEAAITPRTRAIIAVHIYGNLCDMDRLLAIGERHGIPVVEDAAEAIGSVWHGRRAGSMGRFGAFSFHGTKTLTTGEGGMFVTNDDALYEHVLTLSNHGRARGQTKQFWADMVGFKYKMSNVQAAIGCAQLERVEELVARKREIMQAYRDAFAGIPAISMNPEPPGTVNGSWMPTVVFNPRTGVTRERLLEAFREENIDARVFFWPLSGLPVFGGRPTNPIADDTAQRAINLPSFHEVTSLSLTRIASACKWVFCGPGLEPYRRP; translated from the coding sequence ATGACGACCGATCCGGCCAAGCCGCGCATTCCGTACACCAAGCCGTCGATCACGGACCTCGAGATCCGGTACGCCACCGATGCCGTGACCAACGGATGGGGCGAGCGGTGCTATGAATATATCGGCCGCTTTGAGGATGCGTTTCGCGCACATCTGGGTGTGAAGCATGCGATCGCCACATCGAGCTGCACTGGCGCCCTGCACATGGGCCTTGCGGCGCTCGGCATCGGCCCGGGCGACGAGGTGATCCTCGCCGACACGAATTGGATCGCCACTGCCGCCCCGATCGTGCATCTCGGAGCGAAGCCCGTCTTCGTGGACATCCTGCCCGACACCTGGTGCATCGATCCCGCACTCGCGGAGGCGGCGATCACACCACGCACGAGGGCGATCATCGCCGTCCACATCTACGGCAATCTCTGCGACATGGATCGACTTCTCGCCATCGGCGAGCGGCATGGCATCCCGGTCGTGGAAGACGCGGCGGAGGCGATTGGTTCGGTCTGGCACGGCCGGCGGGCTGGCTCAATGGGCCGGTTTGGCGCGTTTTCGTTTCATGGCACGAAGACGCTCACCACGGGGGAGGGGGGCATGTTCGTGACGAACGACGACGCCCTCTATGAGCATGTGCTCACGCTCAGCAACCACGGCCGCGCCCGCGGCCAGACGAAACAGTTCTGGGCCGACATGGTAGGTTTCAAGTACAAGATGTCGAATGTGCAGGCGGCGATCGGCTGCGCGCAGCTCGAGCGTGTCGAAGAACTCGTTGCCCGCAAGCGGGAGATCATGCAGGCCTACCGGGACGCGTTCGCGGGCATCCCCGCAATCTCGATGAATCCAGAGCCGCCCGGCACGGTGAACGGCTCATGGATGCCGACGGTGGTCTTTAACCCCCGCACGGGCGTGACCCGCGAGCGATTGCTGGAGGCGTTTCGCGAAGAAAACATCGACGCCCGGGTGTTTTTTTGGCCGCTGTCGGGCCTGCCCGTCTTCGGTGGTCGGCCAACCAACCCCATCGCCGACGACACGGCCCAGCGAGCGATCAATTTGCCGTCGTTTCACGAAGTAACAAGCTTGTCATTGACGCGTATTGCCTCTGCTTGCAAATGGGTTTTTTGTGGCCCAGGCTTAGAGCCTTACCGCCGCCCATGA
- a CDS encoding cephalosporin hydroxylase, with product MGSNVAVRQAVSAFILETAPHQYTYRFDWLGRPIIQFPQDIVAVQELIWAVRPDLIIETGIAHGGSLILSASLLALLDLCDASTAGTTIDPRHSQRKVIGIDVDIRPHNRAAIESHPLAQRIEMIEGSSIDAAVIASVRERAMSATTVMVFLDSNHTHDHVLAELQAYAPLVTPGSYCVVFDTIVEHMPKSMFPARPWGPGNNPKTAVHEFLASHPEFTIDAAIPDKLLITVAPDGYLKRIH from the coding sequence ATGGGGTCGAATGTCGCAGTTCGTCAAGCCGTATCGGCCTTCATTCTTGAAACAGCCCCGCATCAGTACACATACCGTTTCGACTGGCTTGGCCGACCGATCATCCAGTTTCCGCAAGACATCGTCGCGGTCCAGGAACTGATCTGGGCGGTTCGGCCCGATCTGATCATCGAGACGGGCATCGCCCATGGCGGGTCGCTGATTCTCAGCGCCTCGCTGCTGGCTTTGCTCGACCTGTGCGACGCGAGCACGGCCGGCACGACCATCGATCCACGTCACTCACAGCGGAAGGTGATCGGCATCGATGTCGACATCCGACCGCACAACCGCGCCGCAATCGAGTCACACCCTCTGGCTCAGCGGATCGAGATGATCGAGGGCTCGAGTATCGATGCCGCTGTGATTGCCTCAGTGCGTGAACGAGCCATGTCCGCCACGACTGTCATGGTGTTTCTCGACAGCAACCATACCCATGACCATGTGCTGGCCGAGCTGCAGGCATACGCCCCGCTCGTAACGCCGGGCAGTTACTGCGTGGTCTTCGACACAATCGTCGAGCACATGCCGAAGAGCATGTTCCCTGCCCGGCCGTGGGGCCCGGGCAACAACCCGAAAACCGCCGTGCACGAGTTTCTCGCGTCGCACCCGGAGTTCACTATAGATGCGGCCATCCCCGACAAGCTGCTGATCACCGTGGCGCCGGATGGGTATTTGAAGCGGATTCACTGA
- the gmd gene encoding GDP-mannose 4,6-dehydratase, whose protein sequence is MKTALITGIGGQDGSYLAELLLDQGYAVHGLVRRSSGLNRERIDGLRAAAGACGLPFELHYGNLIDPLGLQAVIGRVKPDEIYNLASESHVGISFDEPEHSTSVNAVGVLRLLEIMRLTRPECRFYQASTSELFGGLALRPQATGQMSDCVCTETSPFEPVSPYAIAKQYAHSMTAFYRRGYGLHASNGILFNHESPRRGFNFVTRKITATLARIARGADEVLLLGNLDSRRDWGYAPDYVRAMWMMTTADVADDYVIATGKTRSVREFVERAAAVAGFEIAWEGTGPAEAGYDRASGRRLVAVEPRFFRPLDHSSICGSAEKARAVLGWEPTVGFDRLVEIMMESDLGRA, encoded by the coding sequence ATGAAAACCGCTCTCATCACCGGCATCGGCGGGCAGGATGGCTCGTATCTGGCCGAGCTGTTGCTCGACCAGGGCTATGCCGTGCACGGCCTCGTGCGGCGGTCGAGCGGCTTGAACCGCGAGCGGATCGATGGGCTGAGGGCAGCGGCAGGAGCTTGCGGACTGCCGTTCGAACTGCATTACGGCAACCTGATCGATCCGCTCGGCCTGCAGGCGGTGATCGGCCGGGTGAAGCCCGACGAGATCTACAACCTCGCGAGCGAAAGCCACGTGGGTATCTCGTTCGACGAGCCGGAGCATTCCACGAGCGTCAACGCCGTGGGCGTGTTGCGGCTGCTCGAGATCATGCGGCTCACGCGGCCCGAGTGCCGTTTTTACCAGGCCTCAACCTCGGAGCTGTTCGGCGGGCTCGCGCTACGGCCGCAGGCAACCGGTCAGATGTCCGACTGCGTCTGCACGGAGACGAGCCCGTTCGAGCCCGTGTCGCCCTACGCGATCGCGAAGCAGTATGCCCACTCGATGACGGCGTTTTACCGCCGCGGCTACGGGCTGCATGCGAGCAACGGCATCCTCTTCAATCACGAGTCGCCCCGCCGGGGGTTCAACTTCGTGACGCGGAAGATCACTGCCACGCTCGCCCGGATCGCCCGCGGGGCCGACGAAGTGCTCCTCCTCGGCAACCTCGACAGCCGCCGCGACTGGGGCTATGCGCCCGATTACGTGCGGGCGATGTGGATGATGACCACGGCCGACGTGGCCGACGACTACGTCATCGCCACGGGCAAAACCCGCTCAGTCCGCGAGTTCGTCGAGCGGGCCGCAGCCGTGGCGGGCTTCGAGATCGCGTGGGAGGGAACCGGCCCGGCGGAGGCGGGCTATGATCGTGCGTCAGGCCGGCGGCTGGTGGCGGTGGAGCCGCGGTTCTTCCGGCCGCTCGACCATTCGAGCATCTGCGGGTCGGCGGAAAAGGCCAGGGCCGTCCTGGGCTGGGAGCCGACGGTGGGGTTCGATCGGCTCGTCGAGATCATGATGGAGAGCGATCTCGGGCGGGCGTAG
- a CDS encoding glycosyl transferase family 1 yields MSSARSILLIYDCMYPVSLGGVEYRNYCLARALAERGHRVSLAGWGDVPPASLPPGVTLVRLPHAVRLHDRDGKRGIVPTLRFTAAMLWLDLSPYDIVETANIPYLHVFPLAVRCWLARKPLVVSWYEFFGPYWRRYKGGLTAPLFRGIEWLVAQLGDRVNASCEQTRLKLAAARRRKSPEPPLLPCGVWLADVQRVLGRPPVAAPQLLYAGRLIPEKRLDFLLRAVAILPPPPEGVIQLGIVGDGTERQSLESLSRELGLGPRVKFFGRLPAIEDMWHLLAHAEMAVQPSRREGFGLFPLEALALGKPVIYCAAEENAIGDVVRHEREGLCTEPTPEALALAIARLLDDPRDRAEFSRRARERAAHYDWPAVAERAERLFSGGSPAGV; encoded by the coding sequence ATGAGCTCGGCGCGCAGCATTTTGCTGATCTACGACTGCATGTATCCGGTCTCGCTGGGCGGCGTGGAGTATCGCAACTACTGCCTCGCTCGGGCGCTCGCGGAGCGCGGCCATCGCGTGAGCCTCGCGGGCTGGGGCGACGTGCCCCCGGCCAGCCTGCCGCCCGGGGTGACGCTCGTGCGGCTGCCGCATGCCGTGCGGCTGCACGACCGCGACGGCAAGCGAGGGATCGTGCCCACGCTCCGGTTTACAGCCGCGATGCTGTGGCTCGACCTTTCCCCCTACGACATCGTGGAGACGGCCAACATTCCCTATCTGCACGTGTTTCCGCTGGCCGTGCGGTGTTGGCTGGCCCGCAAGCCGTTGGTCGTGAGCTGGTATGAGTTTTTTGGCCCCTACTGGCGGCGCTACAAAGGCGGCCTGACCGCCCCGCTGTTTCGCGGCATCGAATGGCTCGTGGCCCAGCTGGGCGATCGCGTCAACGCCTCCTGCGAACAGACCCGCCTGAAACTGGCCGCGGCCCGCCGCCGGAAGTCGCCTGAGCCGCCGCTCCTGCCCTGCGGCGTCTGGCTGGCCGACGTGCAGCGGGTGCTCGGGCGACCGCCCGTCGCAGCCCCGCAGCTGCTCTATGCCGGCCGGCTCATCCCGGAGAAGCGGCTCGATTTCTTGCTCCGGGCCGTCGCGATTTTGCCGCCGCCTCCGGAGGGCGTGATCCAGCTGGGCATCGTGGGCGATGGCACGGAGCGACAGTCACTCGAATCGCTCAGCCGGGAGCTCGGGCTCGGGCCCCGCGTGAAATTTTTCGGTCGGCTGCCGGCCATCGAAGACATGTGGCACCTGCTCGCCCATGCCGAGATGGCCGTGCAGCCATCGCGGCGGGAGGGGTTTGGACTGTTTCCACTCGAGGCGTTGGCCTTGGGCAAGCCGGTGATCTACTGCGCGGCAGAGGAAAACGCGATCGGCGACGTGGTTCGCCACGAGCGGGAGGGCCTTTGCACCGAGCCCACGCCGGAAGCCTTGGCCCTGGCGATCGCCCGCCTGCTCGACGATCCGCGGGACCGGGCCGAGTTTTCTCGCCGGGCGCGGGAACGGGCGGCCCACTACGACTGGCCGGCGGTGGCCGAGCGGGCCGAGCGGCTTTTCAGCGGCGGTTCGCCGGCCGGGGTGTGA
- a CDS encoding LPS biosynthesis RfbU related protein, whose product MKILIVSEMSVPYAVGGGEVRCGLLARELVRRGHDVTWLSMRQRQSPDEEIIDGVRHLHRGLRLADPMSRPLFAMLRFMLTAFWHVLTHRYTIVDCQPYAPLPAVWLACVLSRQKMAATIHDTSNRPPAASPAQAGQAGGGDDQWLSSRDRFIVGPIETLLYRLPYRRIVTDTHGVRQTLARSFGVSDRRMVTVHCGIDTDAIASAPEAAEQADVLFAGRVIPHKHVDDFLDAIAMVGAARRARGLAPIRAAVVGGGPLLDEMQARAEGLGLVPGGVAGAEPPAATVEFCGNLPDHAAVIGRMKSAGVLVLPSTREGFGLVLAEAMACGTPCVAYDVPAVREVLADGEAGVLVAPRDVDGLARTIDRLLNDAAERERLIVAGRRQVAEYFAADRFAEGMVAVYAS is encoded by the coding sequence ATGAAGATCCTGATTGTGAGCGAGATGTCGGTGCCCTACGCCGTGGGCGGCGGCGAGGTGCGGTGCGGTTTGCTCGCCCGGGAACTCGTCCGGCGGGGGCACGACGTCACCTGGCTCTCGATGCGGCAGCGGCAGAGCCCCGACGAAGAGATCATCGACGGCGTGCGGCATCTGCACCGGGGACTGCGGCTTGCAGACCCAATGAGCCGGCCGCTGTTCGCGATGCTTCGCTTCATGCTCACGGCGTTCTGGCACGTGCTCACGCATCGCTATACGATTGTCGATTGCCAGCCTTATGCGCCGCTGCCGGCGGTGTGGCTGGCCTGTGTGCTCTCGCGGCAAAAAATGGCAGCGACGATTCACGACACCTCGAACCGGCCTCCGGCTGCATCGCCCGCGCAGGCCGGCCAGGCTGGCGGCGGCGACGACCAGTGGCTGTCATCCAGAGACCGTTTCATCGTGGGCCCGATCGAGACCCTCCTCTACCGGCTGCCCTACCGGCGGATCGTGACCGACACGCACGGCGTGCGACAAACGCTCGCCCGGTCGTTCGGCGTGAGCGATCGGCGGATGGTCACCGTCCACTGCGGCATCGACACCGACGCGATCGCGTCCGCTCCCGAGGCGGCCGAGCAGGCGGACGTGCTGTTTGCAGGCCGCGTGATCCCACACAAGCATGTCGATGATTTTCTCGATGCCATCGCCATGGTGGGAGCGGCGCGGCGGGCCAGGGGTCTCGCCCCGATACGAGCGGCCGTGGTGGGGGGCGGGCCGCTCTTGGACGAGATGCAGGCCCGGGCCGAAGGGCTCGGGCTGGTGCCCGGCGGCGTTGCGGGAGCCGAGCCGCCGGCCGCGACGGTGGAGTTTTGCGGGAACCTTCCCGATCATGCGGCGGTGATCGGCCGCATGAAATCAGCCGGCGTGCTCGTGCTCCCGAGCACCCGCGAGGGGTTTGGGCTCGTGCTGGCCGAGGCGATGGCCTGCGGCACGCCCTGCGTGGCCTACGATGTTCCCGCCGTGCGGGAGGTCCTCGCGGATGGCGAGGCGGGCGTGCTCGTGGCTCCCCGCGATGTCGATGGGCTTGCGAGGACGATCGATCGCCTGCTCAATGATGCGGCTGAACGGGAGCGGCTGATCGTGGCGGGTCGGCGTCAGGTGGCAGAATACTTTGCCGCGGATCGTTTCGCGGAAGGCATGGTAGCCGTCTATGCGTCATGA